Proteins encoded within one genomic window of Theobroma cacao cultivar B97-61/B2 chromosome 7, Criollo_cocoa_genome_V2, whole genome shotgun sequence:
- the LOC18594969 gene encoding metacaspase-4 — MAKKAVLIGCNYPGTKAELKGCINDVRRMYKCLTERYGFSEEDINVLIDTDESFTQPTGKNIRRALSDLVRSAEPGDFLFVHYSGHGTRLPAETGEDDDTGYDECIVPCDMNLITDDDFREFVDQVPEGCRITIVSDSCHSGGLIDEAKEQIGESTKRQESSSGFGFKSFLHQTVQDAFESRGIHVPSGLRHHYQRRDEEEVDDRGVGEDYDERGYVKSRSLPLSTLIEMLKQKTGKDDIDVGKLRPTLFDVFGEDASPKVKKFMKIIMNKLQQGNGEGGGGFLGMVGNLAQEFLKQKLDDDEGYGQPALETQVGSKQEVYAGATKRTLPDSGILISGCQTNQTSADASPSGNSSEAYGALSNAIQTIIAESDGTVSNQELVLKAREMLKRQGFTQRPGLYCSDHHVDAPFVC, encoded by the exons ATGGCAAAGAAAGCAGTGTTGATAGGATGCAACTATCCAGGCACCAAGGCAGAGCTGAAAGGTTGCATAAACGATGTCAGAAGAATGTACAAATGCCTGACAGAGCGCTACGGATTCTCAGAAGAAGACATAAACGTATTGATAGACACCGATGAGTCCTTCACTCAGCCAACAGGGAAAAACATCAGAAGGGCTTTGAGTGATCTTGTGAGGTCGGCTGAGCCTGGGGACTTTCTCTTTGTGCACTACAGTGGGCACGGGACTAGGCTTCCTGCTGAGACTGGGGAGGATGATGACACTGGCTATGATGAATGCATTGTCCCTTGCGATATGAATCTCATCACTg ATGACGATTTCAGAGAGTTTGTGGATCAAGTCCCAGAAGGTTGCCGCATAACAATTGTATCCGATTCATGCCATAGTGGAGGGTTGATTGATGAGGCCAAAGAGCAAATCGGCGAAAGCACCAAGCGCCAAGAATCAAGTTCTGGTTTTGGGTTCAAGAGCTTCTTGCACCAAACCGTGCAAGATGCGTTCGAGTCTCGTGGAATTCATGTCCCTTCTGGATTGCGCCACCACTACCAGCGTAGGGATGAGGAAGAGGTTGATGACAGAGGAGTGGGAGAAGACTATGATGAGCGTGGTTACGTGAAAAGCAGATCTCTGCCTCTCTCAACCCTGATTGAAATGCTCAAGCAGAAAACTGGTAAAGATGACATTGACGTTGGGAAGCTGAGGCCAACCCTTTTCGATGTCTTTGGGGAAGATGCAAGCCCCAAAGTGAAGAAGttcatgaaaattattatgaaCAAGCTGCAGCAGGGTAATGGTGAAGGTGGTGGTGGGTTCTTGGGAATGGTTGGAAACCTGGCACAAGAGTTTCTTAAACAGAAGCTggatgatgatgaaggatATGGACAACCTGCCCTGGAGACCCAAGTGGGTAGCAAGCAAGAGGTTTATGCTGGAGCAACTAAGCGCACTCTTCCTGACAGTGGAATTCTGATCAGCGGCTGCCAGACCAACCAAACTTCTGCTGATGCCAGCCCATCAGGGAATTCTAGCGAAGCTTATGGAGCTCTTAGCAACGCCATTCAGACCATAATTGCCGAGTCAGATGGCACAGTTTCCAATCAGGAGCTTGTTCTAAAGGCTAGGGAGATGCTGAAGAGACAGGGTTTCACTCAGCGTCCCGGTCTTTATTGCAGTGATCATCATGTTGATGCTCCATTTGTTTGCTAA